The region AAGCAACACTTGCGAGTCCGACCTTGCCGGTGTTTCTCTCCAAGGCCTGGTACACTAATGCTCCGGCCATGAGTCGAATATCACCGGCAGCTTTACCATTGGTAAAAGCCTGATCGGCCGTCTCCTGCTTGAGGCAGTCAAAGTTGGTCACGCTTCCAGCGCCGCCGGCGGCAGCTGCATTGCCGAGAAGTCCAAAAACGGCGTCTTTGATGCCCTTGGGGTTGTCCTTGGCTAGAGCTTCATTCGTAatggagaggaagagatCATGAGAGTGTTCCTGGGGGACCTCCCGACGGAGCAAGGCTGGACGTAGCGGAGAGCCGAAAACTTGACCAAACAGCAGAGCTGCGGTGGCAGAGGTGCTTTGAAGCTTCATTGCGCGGTTGACAACGACGATTTGCAGTGAGGATTTTGATACAAAGGTTATACACTAAGGTAATGGGAAGAAAACAAGTACGAAGCGAAGAGTTATCAAAACTTGAAAGAATGGACCAGCCTgctggatgaagaaaagaaatgaTCGAAACAGCAGAAAGAAAACTGATGATACTAGACaacttgccatggcatcaTGACGGACTACTGGCAATATATAATACACATCTCGGCTCCGTCTTCCCCTAAGCCGTCTCCATCGCGACCGAAGTACATAAGCGGTGTTTCTCTAGCCGCCTTGTCTGTTGTCTTAGTCTTGAGCATGTTCGTCGGCTGGGCTGCCCGAAGTGCCGATGGGAACGTCGCAAGTCGTTTCGAAAACCCCGTAGGGCGCTCAAATGGTTTTATCTAGGAACCCAGTTCAGACGAATATTTTTGAAATACAGGGGCAAGATCTAGGCAATTGTCCGATTAATTCTCCTTGATTCGCATGTTCCTGGGGCAGATCTGACGGGGATGGCTGAAACGATTGCCCTTTGTGGTGGGGCGAAGACATGGATTTTGGGAGAGTGATACACGGGGCGCGACAGGAATGGCGATAATATTTAAAGCCTCGGCTGGTGTATTTAGCCTGTTGTAATCTAAGAGGAAAAGTGCTTTGATATGTGATCAAATGCTTGTGGCCACGATGACGGCGACCCCAACACCCCAAGAAACTGTCACACGCTGCAAGCAAGGGGATCACAGGGATGTGAGGCTTTCGTAGTTATTCACTCAAATTTATCTTCCAATTTATATACTCGTTATCATATATACTAGCGTAACATTTACACATATATACTTAGCTTCTTAATATGTACAAATTTGAAGCTCAAGTCTATCACAACAGAACCAGCAGCCTACACCCACAGCAAACAAAGGGTGTCTGCGTACATCTCAACCCTCGTTCATTCTCCATGCCTAGTTGGTCGTGATTCCACAGCTGCCAGGGTTGCTGTCGCAAGTGCACTTAGACGAAGCGCTAACCCAACCAGTAAGGCGGCTATTATCGAGTCAGTACATGGAACAGGCTAGAACACATCATGAAGCGCCATGGTACTCACTTGGCAATATCACTGGCGTAGCAGTGAGTGGCAATCCCATTCTGGAGCTGGCCAGTAGACGAGATTGACCCCGAGTTGTAGATTCGGGCAGCGCGGTAGAAAGCAGAGACATCACCCGTACCAGCCTCATTGATACAGTTGGCAAGACCATCGCCATCATTGGTACCGGCGGTACCCTCGCTAATCATCTTGTAAATGGTATCAGAAGGGCAAGGGTTGCCGACATAGCCACCGTCGTTGCAGCTTGCTCCTCCATTGTGGTCCTGCATCAGACCGGGGTTGCGAACACCATAGTTGGTCGTGGGAACGCGGACACATCCATTGGACTCCTGCATGATaacagccaagatgaagcggtGGTCAACACCAGTTGCGGAAGCTGCCTTTTGAATGCCATCCCAGATAGCCCCCTAGGAGAGCGTTAACTCTTGATTCCATCTGCGGGCGTACAGGGGTGATAGCCACTTACAACTTCCGGGCCGCTGTCGTTGGCGCCCCAGCCGTTCCACCCGCAAGAGTTGAACATGGTGTTCTTGTAGTTGTTGAACCTGAAAACGTATTAGCATTAGGAGACACAAGCATTGACGGATGCAGGACGAACATGTTCTCAAAGGAGACCCAGCGGCTCTTGGCGGGCCAGCCGGCACCAGTGCTGCCGTCACCCCAGTACATGGTGTACGAGTCCTGACCGTTGCCAACACcgtcgttgatgttgttgatgtcgtaGTTGGCgaggttgccgttgttgacTCTCTCGCCGGTTTCTCGCTTCAGAGCCCGTGAGACCTTGGCATTGTGCTTCTTGGAGGCCTTGGACGGCATGTAGTTGCCACCGCCGGGGAACTTGGGCGTGTAGTGGGCAATCTTGGTAGGAGCATCGTCCTTGACAGTGACGGAGGGGGGGAACGGGTTGGCGACGGCCGATCCTACAAGGAGGGCAGCAACTGCAGTCTGTTTCTTTGTAAGCATACGTTCTCAAATGTAGAGATCTAAACTGAGTATACCTGAGTACGCATATTGGCGGTAGTGTTGCGAAGACAAGTATACTAAAGGTGCGTGAGAGAATCTTTGTCTAAGGTTGATCCAGGAGCTG is a window of Pochonia chlamydosporia 170 chromosome 5, whole genome shotgun sequence DNA encoding:
- a CDS encoding glycoside hydrolase (similar to Trichoderma reesei QM6a XP_006968335.1) — translated: MRTQTAVAALLVGSAVANPFPPSVTVKDDAPTKIAHYTPKFPGGGNYMPSKASKKHNAKVSRALKRETGERVNNGNLANYDINNINDGVGNGQDSYTMYWGDGSTGAGWPAKSRWVSFENMFNNYKNTMFNSCGWNGWGANDSGPEVGAIWDGIQKAASATGVDHRFILAVIMQESNGCVRVPTTNYGVRNPGLMQDHNGGASCNDGGYVGNPCPSDTIYKMISEGTAGTNDGDGLANCINEAGTGDVSAFYRAARIYNSGSISSTGQLQNGIATHCYASDIANRLTGWVSASSKCTCDSNPGSCGITTN